In Alteromonas macleodii, the sequence TTGTTGCCGTTACTATAATTTGCTCAAAGTCATCATCATCCGCTTGTTGTGTGTCCTGTGCAATTGCACCAGAGCTAAGCAGTCCCATTACTGCAACGCTAAGCGTGCTTCGTCTAAACGACGGTTTTTTTATTTTAAACATAAGTCCATCCAAGGTGGTTGTTTCTATTTTGTTATTAGGCAAGGGTGTAATGTGGCAAAAAATGTTGGCTTTTTCTATATGTTGGGAGATAAATATTTCTACTTTAGTAGTGTAAGGTGTTTTGCATTTCATTATGTTTCTTTTTTGTTAATTGTCTTTTTGGCGTTGAAAATGCGTCTAAAAGGTCAAAATAAGTGTCTATTAGGCTAATTACATCGCAAATAATCTAGGTATGATCCCGCTTAGATGAGGTTTAGCTTTTACATAAAAATATCTTAGTTCTAGCAAACGGCTGATGAAAAGATAGTCAAAGGGCAAAACCCTTACCCAAACCGAAGAGCAAAAACGAAAGTCATACGAGAGAAGTGCAATGGAAAAGCCAGTAAGAGCCAATGAATTACTAAAAGGTATGCTAGCAATTGTTGTTGCCAGTTTTCTGTGGGGGACAACAGGTACTGCAGCACAGTTTGCGCCCCAAATCAGCCCACTGGCCATTGGTGCGTTTGCCATGGGGATAGGTGGTGTACTGCTTTGCTTAAATGCTAGAAAATCGTTAATAGAAGATGCACGAGTTCTATTGGCTAAACCACTCACCTTTTTATTTGGTAGTGCTTGCGTTGCAATTTATCCGCTCGCTTTTTACAGCGCTATGCGCTTATCGGGTGTAGCAATAGGTACTGTAGTATCTATTGCTAGTGCACCTTTATTCGCGGCGCTTCTAGAGTATTTTCTAAGTAAAAGGCCCGTATCCTTAAAATGGTTTATAAGTTTTATATTCGGCGCATTGGGAATTGGCCTGTTAGCTATAGGCAAAGCTGAGGGGGCGTTGGAGCTATCAGCGTCTAATAATAAACAGATATTCGGCGTTACTTTGGGGTTAATTGCTGGTTTAACTTACGCGGGGTATTCATGGGCTGCAAAGCAACACATTGACACTGGTGCAAACTCAAAATCTGCTATGGCCGGGTTATTCGGCTGTGCTGCGCTAGTCTTATTGCCCTCTCTTTGGTTTACCGGTCATAACCTGTTTGCTAACGCTATTCACACGAGTGTTTCACTTTATATGGCCGTAGTGCCAATGTTTCTTGGATACTTGCTGTTTGGCTATGGTCTTCGCACTACTGAAGCCAGTAAAGCCACGCTTATCACACTAATAGAACCATTGGTTGCGACACTTTTCGCTATCTTCCTTATTGGTGAAGTGTTCAAGCCGGTGGGGTGGGTTGGCATGACGCTAGTGTGTCTTTGCCTTTTAATCCAGTCGATTAAATTTCCTTTTGCACTAAAGCGCTATGGCAGAAAA encodes:
- a CDS encoding DMT family transporter; the protein is MEKPVRANELLKGMLAIVVASFLWGTTGTAAQFAPQISPLAIGAFAMGIGGVLLCLNARKSLIEDARVLLAKPLTFLFGSACVAIYPLAFYSAMRLSGVAIGTVVSIASAPLFAALLEYFLSKRPVSLKWFISFIFGALGIGLLAIGKAEGALELSASNNKQIFGVTLGLIAGLTYAGYSWAAKQHIDTGANSKSAMAGLFGCAALVLLPSLWFTGHNLFANAIHTSVSLYMAVVPMFLGYLLFGYGLRTTEASKATLITLIEPLVATLFAIFLIGEVFKPVGWVGMTLVCLCLLIQSIKFPFALKRYGRKAAA